The Aeromicrobium senzhongii genome includes a window with the following:
- a CDS encoding DUF2207 domain-containing protein, translating into MARVLLRLVTAVVMIGLLLVPALATMSDPTDSAVADPVTITEYRADYDVAEDGTLTATEKITADFPTGRHGIFRYWDLADLADTGVRYRPRDVRIRLDGEPVPVSAYWEQGRRFRVAQIGDPDAYLTPGSHTYTLQYRIDGVLGPNPDRLAGSSASWTGGDSDRSEFVWQVVAAGWSMPIRQADLRITLPHPTDRLECSIGDGRTCTVAGDGTRTLRITASDLEPNTPVVLRAAMDAPAPDRPHLPWSIDWDRLFGSSLNPFLLVMLLAAVALGAGYLLDRLSRERRPGLPVLFEPPAGLGPVQAAYIVDERVPRRALTATLMHLAEQGHVELHENSGSWTVKGTLAKDAWDTLDPVAQHVVSGLGLRGQNGPTFTADGTPRSGKRLSAVKSAIPGVAEAWATTSGATVRTRSVWTWRVLFIVAVAVVAVATFFGLTGLYLIPFAAFAVGSVGVLMPGAGSRRTAKGRELWSRAGGFERFLGTDASQDRFDFSGREQLYTAYIPYAVAFGVADRWARKYEVATGQSAPMPHWYPVAVGAHVGGGSVLLGGGDAYSGFERAVSSSINAYSATQSSSSSGGGGGGGGGGGGFSGGGGGGGGGGSW; encoded by the coding sequence ATGGCTCGCGTCCTGCTCCGCCTCGTGACCGCGGTCGTCATGATCGGCCTGCTGCTCGTTCCCGCCCTCGCGACGATGAGCGACCCGACCGACAGCGCCGTCGCCGACCCGGTGACGATCACCGAGTATCGCGCTGACTACGACGTCGCCGAGGACGGCACCCTCACCGCCACCGAGAAGATCACGGCCGACTTCCCGACCGGGCGCCACGGCATCTTCCGGTACTGGGACCTGGCCGACCTGGCCGACACCGGCGTGCGGTACCGCCCCCGCGACGTCAGGATCCGGCTCGACGGCGAGCCCGTCCCCGTCTCGGCCTACTGGGAGCAGGGCCGGCGGTTCCGCGTCGCGCAGATCGGCGACCCCGACGCCTACCTGACGCCCGGGTCGCACACCTACACGCTCCAGTACCGCATCGACGGCGTCCTCGGTCCCAACCCCGACCGCCTCGCCGGATCGAGCGCCAGCTGGACCGGTGGCGACTCCGATCGCTCGGAGTTCGTGTGGCAGGTCGTCGCGGCCGGCTGGAGCATGCCGATCCGCCAGGCGGACCTGCGCATCACGCTCCCCCACCCCACGGACCGGCTCGAGTGCTCGATCGGCGACGGCCGCACCTGCACCGTCGCTGGCGACGGAACCCGGACGCTGCGCATCACGGCCTCGGACCTCGAGCCCAACACCCCGGTGGTCCTGCGGGCCGCGATGGACGCGCCGGCCCCCGATCGACCCCACCTCCCGTGGTCGATCGACTGGGACCGCCTGTTCGGCAGCTCGCTCAACCCGTTCCTGCTGGTGATGCTCCTCGCGGCCGTCGCCCTCGGGGCCGGTTACCTGCTCGATCGTCTGTCCCGCGAGCGGCGGCCCGGACTCCCCGTGCTCTTCGAGCCTCCCGCCGGACTCGGACCCGTGCAGGCGGCGTACATCGTGGATGAACGCGTCCCGCGGCGCGCTCTCACGGCCACCTTGATGCACCTGGCCGAGCAGGGGCACGTCGAGCTGCACGAGAACAGTGGCAGCTGGACCGTCAAGGGCACCCTCGCCAAGGACGCGTGGGACACCCTCGATCCCGTCGCGCAACACGTGGTGTCCGGGCTGGGCCTGCGCGGCCAGAACGGCCCCACCTTCACGGCCGACGGAACGCCGCGCTCGGGCAAACGGCTCTCCGCCGTGAAGTCGGCCATCCCCGGGGTGGCCGAGGCGTGGGCCACCACGAGCGGTGCGACCGTTCGCACGCGCAGCGTCTGGACGTGGCGCGTGCTGTTCATCGTCGCGGTGGCCGTCGTCGCCGTCGCGACGTTCTTCGGTCTGACCGGCCTGTACCTCATACCGTTCGCGGCCTTCGCCGTCGGCTCGGTCGGCGTCCTGATGCCCGGGGCCGGCTCGCGCCGGACCGCGAAAGGTCGCGAGCTGTGGTCGCGCGCCGGCGGGTTCGAGCGCTTCCTGGGCACCGACGCCTCGCAGGACCGCTTCGACTTCAGTGGCCGCGAGCAGCTCTACACCGCGTACATCCCCTATGCCGTCGCGTTCGGGGTGGCCGACCGGTGGGCCCGCAAGTACGAGGTCGCCACGGGACAGTCCGCTCCGATGCCCCACTGGTACCCCGTCGCGGTCGGGGCCCACGTCGGTGGTGGCTCCGTGCTACTCGGCGGTGGCGATGCGTACAGCGGCTTCGAGCGCGCGGTCTCGAGCTCCATCAATGCCTACAGCGCCACCCAGTCGTCGTCCTCCTCGGGCGGCGGGGGTGGCGGTGGAGGCGGGGGTGGCGGGTTCAGCGGCGGTGGCGGAGGCGGCGGAGGTGGCGGGTCGTGGTGA
- a CDS encoding LemA family protein: MIWIIVAIVVVLALVLFSVVAFNRLRTADIGAQEALGGIDVQLTRRADLIPNLVNTVKGYAAHERGVFEEVTAARAGVTEAARSGSVEQRAVAEGRLDRALVDVMAVAEAYPDLKASANFQQLQSDLRDTEDKLSFARQYYNDAVRRLNELVRTIPWLFFTGLAGVKERTFYDAPDGQDTAPSVQF, translated from the coding sequence TTGATCTGGATCATCGTCGCGATCGTCGTCGTCCTGGCCCTCGTGCTGTTCAGTGTGGTGGCGTTCAACAGGCTGCGTACCGCCGACATCGGCGCCCAGGAGGCGCTGGGCGGCATCGACGTCCAGCTCACCCGCCGGGCCGACCTCATCCCCAACCTGGTGAACACCGTGAAGGGCTACGCCGCGCACGAGCGCGGCGTCTTCGAGGAGGTCACCGCTGCGCGTGCCGGCGTCACGGAGGCGGCGCGCTCGGGCTCCGTCGAGCAGCGGGCCGTCGCCGAGGGCCGACTGGACCGCGCCCTGGTCGACGTGATGGCGGTGGCCGAGGCGTACCCCGACCTCAAGGCCTCGGCGAACTTCCAGCAGCTGCAGTCCGACCTGCGCGACACCGAGGACAAGCTCTCGTTCGCGCGTCAGTACTACAACGACGCCGTGCGCCGGCTCAACGAGCTCGTGCGCACGATCCCGTGGCTGTTCTTCACCGGCCTGGCCGGGGTCAAGGAGCGCACGTTCTACGACGCGCCCGACGGCCAGGACACCGCCCCGTCCGTCCAGTTCTGA
- a CDS encoding branched-chain amino acid aminotransferase, producing MTTPAFSPRIETNPNARSAADRAEILADPGFGNYFTDHMFLAEWTPDRDWHDARVVPYGPLSLDPATAVLHYAQEIFEGLKAYTHADGSVWLFRPEANALRMQRSAHRLALPELPVDWFIGSVKALIETDREWVPTGEERSLYLRPFMFASEVFLGVRPSQHVTYSVIASPAGAYFAEGVKPVDIWLSSQYSRAGFGGTGAAKCGGNYAASLLPQQEAAANGCAQVAFLDSVENRWIEELGGMNLYFVHADGTLVTPELSGSILEGVTRDSILAIAKDLGHEVVERRISIDDWRDGVADGTITEVFACGTAAVVTPVGKLKWDGGEVVSAEGESGKVTADIRSALLDVQYGRAKDTHGWMTQVL from the coding sequence ATGACCACCCCCGCGTTCTCTCCCAGGATCGAAACGAATCCGAACGCGCGCAGCGCCGCCGATCGCGCCGAGATCCTCGCTGATCCCGGCTTCGGCAACTACTTCACCGATCACATGTTCCTGGCGGAGTGGACGCCGGACCGCGACTGGCACGACGCCCGCGTCGTGCCGTACGGCCCGCTGTCCCTCGACCCGGCGACCGCGGTCCTGCACTACGCCCAGGAGATCTTCGAGGGCCTCAAGGCCTACACCCATGCCGACGGCTCGGTGTGGCTGTTCCGGCCCGAGGCCAACGCGCTGCGGATGCAGCGCTCGGCCCACCGGCTGGCGCTGCCCGAACTGCCCGTGGACTGGTTCATCGGATCGGTCAAGGCGCTCATCGAGACCGACCGCGAGTGGGTGCCGACGGGTGAGGAGCGCAGCCTCTACCTGCGGCCGTTCATGTTCGCCTCGGAGGTCTTCCTCGGGGTGCGGCCCAGCCAGCACGTGACCTACTCGGTGATCGCCTCGCCCGCCGGCGCGTACTTCGCCGAAGGGGTCAAGCCGGTCGACATCTGGCTGTCCAGCCAGTACAGCCGGGCGGGCTTCGGTGGCACGGGTGCGGCCAAGTGCGGCGGCAACTACGCCGCCAGCCTGCTGCCCCAGCAGGAGGCCGCCGCCAACGGATGCGCGCAGGTGGCGTTCCTGGACTCCGTCGAGAACCGGTGGATCGAGGAGCTCGGCGGCATGAACCTGTACTTCGTCCACGCCGACGGCACCCTGGTCACGCCCGAGCTCAGCGGCTCGATCCTCGAGGGCGTCACCCGTGACTCGATCCTGGCCATCGCCAAGGATCTCGGCCACGAGGTCGTCGAGCGCCGGATCTCGATCGACGACTGGCGCGACGGTGTCGCCGACGGCACGATCACCGAGGTCTTCGCCTGCGGCACCGCCGCGGTCGTCACCCCGGTGGGCAAGCTCAAGTGGGACGGCGGCGAGGTCGTCAGCGCCGAGGGCGAGTCCGGCAAGGTCACCGCCGACATCCGCTCGGCTCTGCTCGACGTCCAGTACGGCCGCGCCAAGGACACCCACGGCTGGATGACGCAGGTCCTCTGA
- a CDS encoding 3-isopropylmalate dehydrogenase — translation MTSTYSLAVVAGDGIGPEVTDQALKVLDVVAQGSGLTFDRTAYDLGARRWHATGETLPDTVLEEIRGHDAILLGAVGDPSVPSGVLERGLLLRLRFELDHYVNLRPSKLFPGVPTPLADPGEIDFVVVREGTEGPYVGNGGAIRVGTPHEVATEVSLNTAFGVERVVRDAFARAQARPRRKLTLVHKNNVLVHAGHLWSRTVEAVGAEFPDVTVDYLHVDAATIFLATDPGRFDVIVTDNLFGDILTDLAAAITGGIGLAASGNVNPDRTSPSMFEPVHGSAPDIAGQSKADPTAAILSAGLLLEHLGHAAEAQRITAAVEADIAARDGQPRSTQEVGEAIAERVATEVPVA, via the coding sequence ATGACCAGCACCTACTCGCTCGCGGTCGTTGCCGGAGACGGCATCGGACCCGAGGTCACCGACCAGGCCCTGAAGGTTCTCGACGTCGTCGCGCAGGGCTCCGGCCTCACGTTCGACCGGACGGCCTACGACCTGGGGGCGCGCCGCTGGCACGCCACGGGCGAGACGTTGCCCGACACGGTGCTCGAGGAGATCCGTGGGCACGACGCGATCCTGCTGGGCGCCGTCGGCGACCCGTCGGTCCCGTCGGGCGTGCTCGAGCGCGGACTGCTGCTGCGGCTGCGGTTCGAGCTGGACCACTACGTGAACCTGCGTCCGTCGAAGTTGTTCCCCGGTGTCCCGACGCCGCTCGCCGACCCCGGCGAGATCGACTTCGTCGTCGTGCGTGAGGGCACCGAGGGTCCGTACGTGGGCAACGGCGGCGCCATCCGCGTGGGCACGCCCCACGAGGTCGCCACCGAGGTCAGCCTCAACACGGCGTTCGGAGTCGAGCGCGTCGTCCGCGACGCCTTCGCCCGCGCGCAGGCCCGCCCGCGTCGCAAGTTGACGCTCGTGCACAAGAACAACGTGCTCGTGCACGCCGGTCACCTCTGGAGCCGCACGGTCGAGGCCGTCGGCGCCGAGTTCCCCGACGTCACGGTCGACTACCTGCACGTCGACGCCGCCACGATCTTCCTGGCGACCGATCCGGGCCGGTTCGACGTCATCGTCACGGACAACCTGTTCGGCGACATCCTGACCGACCTCGCCGCCGCGATCACCGGTGGCATCGGCCTGGCCGCCAGCGGCAACGTCAACCCCGACCGCACGTCGCCGAGCATGTTCGAGCCGGTCCACGGCTCGGCTCCCGACATCGCGGGTCAGTCCAAGGCCGACCCGACCGCCGCGATCCTGTCGGCCGGTCTGCTGCTCGAGCACCTGGGGCACGCCGCCGAGGCTCAGCGCATCACCGCCGCGGTCGAGGCCGACATCGCCGCGCGCGACGGTCAGCCCCGCTCGACGCAGGAGGTGGGGGAGGCCATCGCCGAGCGCGTGGCCACGGAGGTACCGGTCGCCTGA
- a CDS encoding O-methyltransferase produces the protein MSAPAEVPELVARALDLSRRRGFITSTRSETGRLLAALAASRTGTLAELGTGCGVGSAWLSSGAPKGAHIVTAELDPGLSKDVQGIFHDAENVEVTCGDWTVLEQYAPFSLLFVDVREVMASIDLLADLLEPGGIAVLDDFVPSPFWPPIVDGQVDTVREQWLTDERFAAVEMLIDPDASLIIATRR, from the coding sequence ATGAGCGCACCGGCCGAAGTCCCCGAACTGGTCGCCCGCGCGCTGGACCTGTCCCGGCGCCGCGGGTTCATCACCTCGACCCGCAGCGAGACCGGCCGACTGCTGGCCGCCCTCGCCGCGTCGCGGACCGGCACCCTCGCCGAGTTGGGCACCGGGTGCGGCGTCGGATCGGCGTGGCTGTCCAGCGGCGCCCCCAAGGGCGCCCACATCGTCACCGCCGAGCTCGATCCGGGCCTCTCGAAGGACGTGCAGGGCATCTTCCACGACGCCGAGAACGTCGAGGTGACGTGTGGCGACTGGACGGTCCTGGAGCAGTACGCCCCGTTCTCGCTGCTGTTCGTCGACGTGCGCGAGGTCATGGCCAGCATCGACCTGCTGGCGGATCTGCTCGAGCCCGGAGGCATCGCGGTGCTGGACGACTTCGTCCCGTCGCCGTTCTGGCCGCCGATCGTCGACGGCCAGGTCGACACGGTCCGCGAGCAGTGGCTGACCGACGAGCGCTTCGCCGCCGTCGAGATGCTGATCGATCCCGACGCCAGCCTCATCATCGCCACGCGTCGCTGA
- a CDS encoding aromatic ring-opening dioxygenase LigA — MSDSHTAHHTRNTGGVRVVGLLSILAGIVLIIAGAATWYVVTDQLKAQDITVAEDAEWFGGKQVNGPLDAYSEAQVIEKHALEATGGKTYAQLEQDDPVREVAMNASFLRASLFTSVVAYGVAAFAMGMGVLWLLLGWSLRKLA; from the coding sequence ATGTCCGATTCGCACACCGCCCATCACACCCGCAACACCGGCGGCGTCCGCGTCGTCGGACTGCTCTCGATCCTGGCCGGGATCGTGCTGATCATCGCCGGCGCGGCCACCTGGTACGTCGTCACCGACCAGCTCAAGGCCCAGGACATCACCGTCGCCGAGGACGCCGAGTGGTTCGGCGGCAAGCAGGTCAACGGCCCACTCGACGCCTACTCCGAGGCCCAGGTCATCGAGAAGCACGCCCTGGAGGCGACGGGCGGCAAGACCTACGCCCAGCTGGAGCAGGACGATCCGGTGCGTGAGGTCGCGATGAACGCGTCGTTCCTGCGCGCCTCGCTCTTCACCTCGGTCGTGGCCTACGGTGTCGCGGCGTTCGCCATGGGCATGGGCGTCCTGTGGCTCCTGCTGGGCTGGTCGTTGCGCAAACTCGCCTGA
- a CDS encoding YczE/YyaS/YitT family protein has product MTRRMVQLLIGLWLYGATMAFMVRAGLGLNPWDVFHEGVTHHVPLTFGQVVIAVGALLLLLWIPLRQRPGIGTVLNVLVIGVAADATLAVLPPADGVLLGSLLLLLGVVGNGLAGAMYVGAGLGTGPRDGLWTGVVRRTGASVRRVRTGLEVLVLVSGFALGGTVGLGTVLYALGIGPIVQVFLPWFEIRPAGPEPEPAAA; this is encoded by the coding sequence ATGACGCGGCGGATGGTGCAGTTGCTGATCGGCCTGTGGCTGTACGGCGCCACGATGGCGTTCATGGTGCGAGCGGGGCTCGGGCTCAACCCGTGGGACGTGTTCCACGAGGGCGTCACGCATCACGTGCCGTTGACCTTCGGGCAGGTCGTGATCGCCGTGGGCGCGCTGCTGCTCCTGCTGTGGATCCCGCTGCGCCAGCGTCCCGGGATCGGCACCGTGCTGAACGTGCTCGTGATCGGGGTCGCCGCCGACGCCACCCTCGCGGTCCTGCCGCCGGCCGACGGCGTGCTGCTCGGATCGCTGCTCCTGCTGCTCGGCGTGGTGGGCAACGGCCTGGCCGGTGCGATGTACGTGGGCGCGGGTCTGGGCACCGGTCCGCGGGACGGGCTGTGGACGGGCGTCGTGCGTCGGACCGGGGCCAGCGTGCGGCGGGTGCGCACCGGTCTGGAGGTCCTCGTGCTGGTCAGCGGTTTCGCGCTCGGGGGAACGGTGGGCCTCGGCACGGTCCTCTACGCGCTGGGCATCGGTCCCATCGTGCAGGTCTTCCTGCCGTGGTTCGAGATCCGTCCCGCGGGGCCGGAGCCGGAGCCGGCCGCCGCGTGA
- a CDS encoding PLP-dependent aminotransferase family protein — MNRAAPLTARRLATVVGSWDAGAGPTYRRLAAAIRTAVMDGRITTGTRLPSERSLAEATGLSRTTTTRAYEVLREDGLVRTRQGSGTVVELPFGVSGSMSMLARPDRPDGIAMTAAASEAPDGFSALVERAMSALPSVLATDGYLPDGLPVLRERIAARYSRHGMPTDPDQIIVTTGAQSALSLLVSALVRPGDRVLVEGCGYPHAFDMLQRAGARLLPLPIADSPWPVDEVARLAPAARLALLVPDFHNPTGASMSSEARAEIARSLAHGSVTTIIDETLRDVNVSGLPQPEHYGVHAPDAIVVGSVAKSLWGGLRIGWIRAPRTLVPRLVQARMVRDLGTAALDQLIVATALEDGEIDLRTRTADLRERRDVLLDAVGRRLPDWQVSRPDGGLSAWATLPAPLSSALTSVALDEGLTLTPGPRFFPTVPILGEHHLRLPFALRPEILEEAVVRLARAWALVTTGQTGGTADPDAVDLIA; from the coding sequence ATGAACAGAGCAGCGCCCCTCACCGCCCGCCGATTGGCCACTGTCGTGGGGTCCTGGGACGCCGGAGCCGGACCCACGTACCGGCGGCTGGCGGCGGCGATCCGCACCGCCGTGATGGACGGCCGCATCACCACCGGCACCCGCCTGCCCAGCGAGCGCAGCCTCGCGGAGGCCACCGGACTGAGCCGGACCACGACGACGCGCGCCTACGAGGTGCTGCGCGAGGACGGCCTGGTGCGCACGCGCCAGGGTTCGGGCACCGTGGTGGAACTGCCGTTCGGCGTGTCGGGCTCGATGAGCATGCTCGCTCGCCCGGACCGCCCGGACGGTATCGCGATGACGGCCGCCGCCTCCGAGGCCCCCGACGGATTCTCCGCACTGGTCGAGCGTGCGATGTCCGCCCTCCCCTCGGTCCTGGCGACGGACGGCTATCTGCCCGACGGGCTGCCGGTCCTGCGTGAGCGGATCGCCGCACGGTACTCCCGCCACGGAATGCCGACCGACCCTGACCAGATCATCGTCACCACGGGCGCCCAGAGCGCACTGTCGCTGTTGGTCTCGGCCCTGGTCCGGCCGGGAGACCGCGTCCTGGTGGAGGGCTGCGGCTATCCGCACGCCTTCGACATGCTCCAGCGCGCCGGGGCTCGCCTCCTCCCCCTGCCCATCGCCGACTCCCCCTGGCCCGTCGACGAGGTCGCGAGGCTCGCGCCCGCGGCCCGGTTGGCGCTCCTCGTGCCCGACTTCCACAATCCGACCGGGGCCTCGATGTCGTCCGAGGCGCGTGCCGAGATCGCCCGGTCGCTGGCGCACGGGTCCGTCACCACGATCATCGACGAGACGCTGCGGGACGTGAACGTCAGCGGACTCCCCCAGCCCGAGCACTACGGCGTGCACGCGCCGGACGCGATCGTCGTCGGATCCGTGGCCAAGTCGCTCTGGGGCGGGCTGAGGATCGGCTGGATCCGGGCACCCCGCACGCTCGTGCCGCGCCTCGTGCAGGCCCGCATGGTGCGTGACCTCGGCACCGCGGCGCTGGACCAGCTGATCGTGGCCACGGCGCTCGAGGACGGGGAGATCGACCTGCGCACGCGGACCGCCGATCTGCGCGAGCGACGTGACGTCCTGCTGGACGCCGTCGGCCGCCGCCTGCCGGACTGGCAGGTGAGCCGGCCCGACGGAGGACTCTCGGCCTGGGCGACCCTGCCGGCACCGTTGAGCTCGGCACTGACGTCCGTGGCGCTCGACGAAGGGCTCACCCTGACACCCGGCCCGCGGTTCTTCCCCACCGTGCCCATCCTCGGTGAGCACCATCTGCGGTTGCCGTTCGCCCTGCGTCCCGAGATTCTCGAGGAGGCGGTCGTCCGGCTGGCCCGCGCGTGGGCCCTCGTGACCACCGGGCAGACCGGCGGCACGGCCGACCCGGACGCCGTCGACCTCATCGCCTGA
- a CDS encoding APC family permease: MDLLRKKSVDDVIHQNDDVGPDGDSPDGAGHLQKHLSAKDLVGFGIGIVIGTGIFTLTGLQAKVNAGPAVTISFLIAGAVALLAALCYAELASAVPTAGSSYTYSYTTIGEIFAWIIAWDLILEFALGSAVVARGWSGYLAGVFDLPDKWFAEEGSVVNVGAIFIVVLLGWVAMRGIRESAWVTNGLVVIKVSVCIFVIAVGAFFVKTGNLVPFIPQSAPPEGGEEASGLHAPLWQFVSGVEPATFGITGIFVAAAVVFFAYSGFEAVANLGEETKNPKRDMPLGLLGTLGICTLLYVGVCLVLTGMVHYSKLSEGDAVADVFDQVGLEWAGILIGVAAVAGLTSVILVDLVAMPRIGFALARDGLLPEAFRRIHPTWGTPVLMTGITIVAVALLAGFVPISILAEMVSIGTLFAFVVVAIAVIVLRRTQPDMNRPFRTPWVPLVPIVTVASCFGLMASLKVDTWLRFVVWLALGFVVYFLYGYKHSKLHQQAAGKESA; encoded by the coding sequence ATGGACCTGTTGCGAAAGAAGAGTGTCGACGACGTCATCCACCAGAACGACGACGTCGGCCCCGACGGCGACTCGCCCGACGGCGCCGGTCACCTCCAGAAACACCTCTCGGCCAAGGACCTGGTCGGGTTCGGCATCGGCATCGTGATCGGCACCGGCATCTTCACGCTGACCGGCCTGCAGGCCAAGGTCAACGCCGGTCCGGCCGTGACCATCTCGTTCCTCATCGCCGGTGCGGTGGCCCTGCTGGCGGCCCTCTGCTACGCCGAGCTGGCGTCCGCCGTGCCGACCGCCGGCAGCTCGTACACCTACAGCTACACCACGATCGGCGAGATCTTCGCCTGGATCATCGCGTGGGACCTGATCCTGGAGTTCGCGCTCGGGTCGGCCGTCGTGGCTCGTGGCTGGTCCGGATACCTGGCCGGTGTCTTCGACCTCCCGGACAAGTGGTTCGCAGAGGAGGGCTCCGTCGTCAACGTCGGGGCGATCTTCATCGTGGTGCTGCTGGGCTGGGTCGCGATGCGCGGCATCCGCGAGTCGGCGTGGGTGACCAACGGCCTGGTCGTCATCAAGGTCTCGGTCTGCATCTTCGTGATCGCGGTGGGCGCCTTCTTCGTCAAGACCGGCAACCTCGTCCCCTTCATCCCCCAGTCCGCACCTCCCGAGGGCGGCGAGGAGGCCAGTGGATTGCACGCCCCGCTGTGGCAGTTCGTGTCAGGCGTCGAACCGGCCACCTTCGGCATCACGGGCATCTTCGTCGCGGCCGCGGTCGTGTTCTTCGCCTACTCGGGCTTCGAGGCCGTCGCCAACCTCGGAGAGGAGACCAAGAACCCCAAGCGCGACATGCCGCTCGGCCTGCTGGGAACCCTGGGCATCTGCACCCTGCTCTACGTCGGCGTCTGCTTGGTGCTGACCGGCATGGTCCACTACTCCAAGTTGTCCGAGGGTGACGCCGTGGCCGATGTCTTCGACCAGGTGGGCCTGGAGTGGGCCGGCATCCTGATCGGCGTCGCCGCCGTGGCCGGCTTGACCTCGGTCATCCTGGTCGACCTGGTCGCGATGCCGCGCATCGGCTTCGCCCTGGCGCGCGACGGGCTGCTGCCCGAGGCGTTCCGCCGCATCCACCCCACGTGGGGCACTCCCGTGCTGATGACGGGCATCACGATCGTGGCCGTCGCGTTGCTGGCCGGCTTCGTGCCGATCTCGATCCTCGCCGAGATGGTCAGCATCGGCACCCTGTTCGCCTTCGTCGTCGTGGCGATCGCCGTGATCGTCCTGCGCCGCACGCAGCCCGACATGAACCGGCCCTTCCGCACGCCGTGGGTGCCGCTGGTGCCGATCGTCACCGTGGCTTCGTGCTTCGGCCTGATGGCCAGCCTCAAGGTGGACACGTGGCTGCGCTTCGTGGTCTGGCTGGCGCTGGGCTTCGTCGTGTACTTCCTCTACGGCTACAAGCACTCGAAGCTCCACCAACAGGCCGCGGGGAAGGAGTCGGCGTGA
- a CDS encoding universal stress protein, with translation MSIVVGFGSDTRNAAPLELAAELSRTTGDELVLVSVMQDSWGSLRDFAGVEDEWRADLREQAEEAIATAREHLGPDVQPTAVTRTATSVPQALLDECIARRARMLVAGSASHGALGRIAFGSTNDRLAHSSVVPIALAPRGYRSHDDGIQRLVVAVDPTASDVALHQPIADLASWLKVPVEIVTFAVRSGSRTAYSAFADQGVQQAWSTLVRNHQQELADKIRELAPDTEVTTDQVTTAERWSLALESYQWRAGDLLAVGSSRHGPVARVFVGSTATRIVNHSPVPVVLLPRPRPRTH, from the coding sequence GTGAGCATCGTCGTCGGGTTCGGGTCGGACACCCGCAACGCCGCTCCGCTGGAGCTGGCGGCCGAGCTCTCGCGCACCACCGGCGACGAGCTCGTGCTGGTCAGCGTCATGCAGGACAGCTGGGGGTCGCTGCGCGACTTCGCGGGGGTCGAGGACGAGTGGCGTGCGGACCTCCGTGAGCAGGCCGAGGAGGCGATCGCCACCGCGCGCGAGCATCTCGGCCCCGACGTCCAGCCGACCGCGGTCACCAGGACGGCGACGTCGGTCCCCCAAGCACTCCTGGACGAGTGCATCGCCCGCCGGGCCCGGATGCTCGTCGCCGGGTCGGCCTCGCACGGCGCGCTGGGCCGGATCGCGTTCGGCAGCACGAACGACCGCCTCGCACACAGCTCGGTCGTCCCCATCGCGCTGGCCCCCCGGGGCTACCGCTCCCACGACGACGGCATCCAGCGCCTCGTGGTGGCCGTCGACCCCACCGCGTCGGACGTCGCGCTGCACCAGCCCATCGCCGATCTCGCGTCGTGGCTGAAGGTGCCGGTCGAGATCGTCACGTTCGCGGTGCGCAGCGGCTCACGCACGGCGTACTCGGCCTTCGCCGACCAAGGTGTCCAGCAGGCGTGGAGCACCTTGGTCCGCAACCATCAGCAGGAGCTGGCGGACAAGATCCGCGAGCTGGCGCCCGACACCGAGGTGACGACCGACCAGGTCACCACGGCCGAGCGCTGGTCCCTGGCACTGGAGTCCTACCAGTGGCGCGCCGGCGACCTTCTCGCCGTGGGATCGAGCCGGCACGGCCCCGTGGCGCGCGTCTTCGTCGGCTCGACGGCGACGCGCATCGTCAACCACAGCCCCGTGCCGGTCGTGCTGCTTCCCCGGCCCCGGCCCCGGACACACTGA